The window GTCAAGAGAATTCAGTCAGATAAGTAGATTGATCTGGCATTTTGAAGAAGCAACGGGGTGGATCTAGGTGCACCGGCACACCCAAAAATTCAGAGGCCAGTAGTGTTTAAGGCTAGCTAATCGTCAATGAAGAAATGGCAAGTTAACTAGTGCCAAGCCGTGTCATTCGCCCAAGACGAGAAAGACAAGCTTGTGCCGGCGATTAACTAATAGAATGACTAGGTAAGGCAGAGAATTAATCGGCAATGCAATGTGCCTTTCTTGAGATGTGGTAGCAGGCACGAAAAGCAGGGAAAGTGCAGCATTGAATCGTGTCGGCCAAGGGAAAGCACTGCAGGAGCGTGTTTGGTTGGTGAGGTAAACAACATAAAATAAAGCTAGCAACCTGATCATGAATACCTGGACCCTCCATCCGACACCAGAGAGCCTGTGATTCACAAATTTGGACCATCAAGATTAAGATCATGAAGAAATTTGCCAAATCACATAGTATTTTGATTGTTTGAAGGAGAGGCAAACTGATCATACCATTGCCATCAGAAGAAGAAGTTGGAGCAGGTCTATATCCTGGCCTCAAATGACTGTTGAAAATGTATACATGTATTACTAGCTATACATTGGAATTTGTAAGTCCATATATTCATGATGAGTATCTTCATTTTCTGTTACAGAATTATTAGCAAGAACTATCTTGATTAGAAGATCTCGATACCAAGTACACTGCTATATCTAAGCAAGCTGCAGGTGTAGGAGGCATCATCTAAAATACCAGAGCATGGGAAAAATAACATTACCTTGCAAATGATCTTGGAAAACTTGACATCCTTTCTACAGTGTTAGATATCAGCGAACCTGTGGCAGAAATTGGAATGCTTTATAAAAGGCAATATGCTACATGTATTTTCAGTGAATAAAAAATGCCAAAAATAGTTGAGATTGATGTGTTGCATACCTATTCCGTCAGATGGCATTGGCCGCTCAGTTGTGAAACCTAGCCCTGTTGCACTAGTGCCGTCCATAGGAGGTGAAATGCCAACCAAGTTAGACACGACACTTTGTAGCCAATCGATCTTCTTCTGTTGAGCTTCAAGTTGAGATTGTTGAGCCTCAATTTGAGTTTGCTGCGTAGCAACAATCTCCTTTGTAGAGGCCAATTCTTCCACTACATGCTGAGTTGAGCTTGATGCGCTTGAGTAAGCCCTTCTATTTGGTTTTGGTCCATGACCCCGACCTCTGACGTAACCATATGCCTTACCTAGCACATGCTCGCAAATCTGTTGCTCTGTTAAAGGTACTTCACCCTCCTCTATAGGTTCCTTTTGCTTCTGCAACATTTCTTCCTGCATTAATAATTATTTGTACCTATATCATGCACATCTTCCTAATAATAGTGCATCATCTAGTTCTGCCATCACTACTACTTAAAAGTACAAGAACCATTTCTTGCTCTCTAGTTCTCATTTGTATCTAAGTATTCCCATTGCTTAATCTCTCTCAACAGAAATTAATTTGTTACATGGTACTTACATGTTTATTCCTGGCATCTTCTGATGCCCATCCCTTCTTATCACTAGAGTAACACTCCTTGTATAGTCTGATATCGCCACAATTCTGATGATACAAGATTCAAAGTCAAAAGACATGAATATAATAAGACAACTACAAGTTTTGATATTCTGCTTTCACCACAATTGTGACACAAGATAAAGATAAGTAATAGTGACTTACTAATTCATGTTGAACCGCTACAAATGACTTTGTTCCCTTCTTGTGAACATAAGGTAGGTTTGAGCGGTTAGCCTTCCCAATTGTGGACCGTTTCTGCATATGGTAGTTTTTTGTAAACAAATAAGGCAGGGTCAAgtgataagatagatgcaaaactgTTGACATCCATTCAAAGACTACCATACCTTAAATTCTTCTGTTTCAAAATGATCACAGAGCCAAATCCAGTCTCCAACTCTATTATCAATAAGGGGAGGATATGGATTGCTTCTAGCATCATCACCAGATTTTACATAATGTTCATAACACTTGTGACGGAAACTTTTGTAGCTTGAAGAGAATAGAAGATCCACACAGCCTTTGACATGATCTTGGGTGAAATCAAGATTGAACTTAAGCTACGAAGAAAGAACTCAAAATTAAAACTATACATATTCTAAGTTAGAAAGTTTGATAATCTTACATACCTTTAGAAGTTCATACAACggctccttatcatcctcagtcagaCTATGCCACCCGGCACGTTGGATAGGTGCATGGTACCGTGTAAGAAGTCCAATCTCTCTGGAAAGTAATTCATTATTTTCTCCAATAGGTCTTCTCTCTTCGGAGATGGTCAAGTTTAGTGGATGACCTGCCCTTTTGATCAAACGCTCCAAGCCCTTTCCCTTATTTATCCCACGTACCTTCCTGGATTTTGATGCTGAGGTACACCCAGAATGTTGACCTTGAGATTGCGGGGTATTTCTTGGTGGCCGGACTGTTCGTCCAGGTCCCATCTGCCATAGAATTAAAAGAATGGAACAATACCCAGATTGTTTATATTAGGAAGATAGGGAAATCAGATTTGCTACGTCAACAGAAATAAACCACGAGTTACATAGTAATTAGATATATTGTGGCAACATAAATAAATCATAAGTATCAATAATAATTCGAAATAACCTGAGACAGGACATATATAGTCTAATATAACCTAAAACAAGATACATATAGTCTGATATAACCTGAAACAGGATACATATAGTCTGATATACACTGAAATAGAACACCATTATTCTAATATAACCTGACACGGGACACATGTAGTCTAACATAACCTGAAATAGGAGACATATAACCCGATACAACACATAATTATTCTACTACTCTGGTTCCTCTTCAGAATTATCCTGAGAGACATGGCTCTCCTTCAAAGATGCCAACTCTTTTGGATCAGTAACAATTTCTGGTGCAACATCATGTCGACACGAGATATTGCCTTCAAAAGTTTCATCTATGGAAACATTGGTAGCTTCCTCCTCTTGAAATGCAATATCATCGCTAGCATCATCTTCATTGACTTGATTCCAAACCTCTGGATCAAAAAGATGGCGATGCGGAGCCTTCTGCACAACTAGCCAATCTCCCTTCAATTTTGTATCACGTACATAGAAGACTTGGCTCACTTGACTAGCTAGTACAAAGGAGTCATTTTGGTACCACTTGCTTCCTGTATTAACACTAACAAAGTCGTCATCGATCCTCACAGGCTTGTTACTCTCTAAATCATACCATTCACACTCAAATAAAGCAACATGTCGATCATTGGGGTAATCCAGGACATATATATTTTTAAGAATACCATAATATGTGATATTTTGCCCCTTATGTTGTCCCTCTGTGCATACACCACTGTTCTGACTTTTACGACCCTCTTCACGCTCCTTTGTCAAGAATCTAACACCACCAGCAATGCATCCTGAGAATCTGTGTACTCTCTTATGCGGTCCAATTGCCAATGCATACAAACAGTCAGACACTAGGGATGCTCCTTGGTTGCGCAGATTGATCACCTAAATTCCACAAGTAATGCAAGTTAACTCATGGAAGCCATTGCCTGGATTGTTCTAGCATGATTGGCGAAGCCATTGCAAGTTAACTCAAGTAATAGCATGGACTTACTCTTTGGCGCAGCCATGAACCAAACTGTTCATGTTGCCTATTTTCAATATTATCTGCACCTTCAACCAGTAGGGCATCCTCATGCTCACTAGAAAGAAATGTCGAGGGATGAGTTTCTAACTAGTTGAGGATGTATAATTATAACTTAAAGTTTATAACATGTATACTTACTATAGGTATTCTTGTAGTTCCTCGCAATTATTTAGCACATACCAAGACAAAGAATCATACTGATCTTGTGTTAACATAAGGTCATCCCTATGGCCAAAAGCATGGAAACTAGTTGAGAATACCGAGAAACGATCAAGTGGTTGTCTCTCCCCATCAAAGTTCCGCTCTTGTCTATTGAACCTTGTCTCAATTCCATGTAGATACATGGAGCAGAATGTTGAGCACTCCTTCATAACATAAGCTTCAGCAATTGAACCCTCTGGGTGTGCCCTATTGCTCACCATGCCTTTCAAAGTACCAAGGAACCTGCAGCCCAAATTTTCTTACTACAACACATTTTTACACACTAATAGAACTGTAAAGGGTGGAAGGACTAATGTTATGAAGAACAAGCTACCTTTCAACGAAGAACATCCATCTGTATTGTACAGGACCTCCAagccttgcttgttgtggtagatgcaCTGCTAAGTGCACGCTGATATCAAAGAATGCAGGTGGGAGAATCATTTCTAGTTTGCACAACACAATTACTATTTGTTGTTCCAACTTATCCAAGATATCCAGCTTCAATGTCTTGGAGCATAATTGGCGAAAAAAACTACCAAGCTGCAGAAGTGCATCACATATATCTTTATGCAGAAATCCTCGCATTCCAATCGGGAGTattctctgaagaagaatatggtagTCGTGTGTCTTCAACCCAGTTATTTTCCCATCTTTACTTATACCTTTTGATATATTTGCAGCAAATCCATCTGGGAAGCAAATAGATTCTAGGAATTGCAGAAACTCAAGTTTCTCATCTCTGGTTAATGTGTACCATGCATGATGCTTTTCTACGCTACTTCCCGTATCATTCAAGTGTAGATCTTCTCTGATATTCATGTCTTCTAAGTCCTTGCGGGCCTTAAGTGTGTCCTTGGACTTGCCATCTATGTTTAATAAAGTCCCGAATAAGCTCTCACAAATGTTCTTTTCAATGTGCATGACATCAAGATTGTGTGGCAATTTCAGATCCTTCCAATATGGTAGCTCAAACAAGATGCTCATCTTTGTGAAATTTTTCCCTGGCATGTCCTTTGAAGATGCCTTTCTTTTCTTATTTCCAGGGTGTTTTCCGTATTTGAAGCCCTGGAGATGATCTAACTTCTGCAACAATTCAAAAATGTCTTTCCCAGATAGTTGTTTTGGTGGCAACGCTTTCTCATTCTTACCATTGAAGGCCTTACTTTTGCGCCACCTATGGCGAATAGGCAAGTACCTCCTATGGCCTAAGAAACCAATTTTGCTTCGAAGTGGTTGCGAATAGGTTCCATCTAGGCAAACAGGGCATGCCTTGTAGCCCATTGTAGAATACCCAAATACTGAACCTAGTGCTGGAAGGTCGTGGATAGTCCATAGCAATATTGCACGCATATTGAAAGTACCTCCTTCAACAGCGTCAAAAGTAACAACTCCTGGATTAAATAATTGCTTTAGTTCTTCAACCAATGGCCTCAAATACACATCAATGTCCCTTCCCGGTGACTTCTTCCCAGGGATCAATAATGTCATGAGCAGGAAGGGCTCTTTCATGCTTCTCCATGGAGGCAAGTTATACACAACTACAATGACAGGCCACACACTATATGAGCTACTCATAATTCCAAATGGGTTGAAACCATCGGTGCCAACCCCGAGCCGCAAATGGCGAGGGTCTTCTTCCAGCCAGAGATATTTCTTATCCATATGTTTCCAAGCATCGCCATCCGGAGGACCCCTCAACACATTTGGTTCGACAACTCTCTTATCCCTATGATAACGCAAATCTGAagctatttccttgttcatgaacaACCGTTGTAATCTAGGGATTAAGGGAAAGTAGCGCAACACTTTCTGAGGTACTTGCTTCCCCTTGCCCTTCTGTGTCTTCCACCTCGATTCCTTACAAACTGGGCACTCATCCTTGTCCTCATGCTCCTTCCAGAATAGAACACAATCATTTTTGCAAGCATCAATACTTTCATAACCTAGCCCTAGATCTCTCAACATCTTCTTTGCTTCATAGTACGTGGCTGGAAGCGAGTTACCAGCTGGCAAAGCCTCCTTTTGAAGCTTGAGTAACATGTCAAAAGATTTGTTGCTCCAATGGTTAAGATCTTTGAGGTGTACCAGCTTTAAAACAAAGGATAGCACCGAGTGGCCTTTGCAGCCCGGGTATAGCTCACGTTGTGCACTTCTCAGCAAGCCGTCAAATCTGGTCGATGACTCATTGGGCTCCGGAATGCTACCTCCAGCAGGATTATGGTTCTCTTGCTCATCAACCCCAACCGTGGCTCTATGGATATCTCCTAGCAGATCTTGGACCATATCAAATCCATCAAAATCATCAAGATCTTCCTCATTTTCAAGTGACTCATCAACTTGGTCTTCATCATTGCTAACTTGTTCTCCATGGAATATCCATTTTGTGTATGAAGTTTGTATACCATACAATAACAAATGGGTTCGAACTTGACTGACACTCTGCTGACTTATATTCATACAAGTTTCACAAGGGCAACGCATCTTATCATTGCCGCTGTTATGTTGACAAGCAAAATCAATGAATGCATTCACCCCTGAAATGTAATCACTTGAAAACCTATCAGGCAACCTCATCCAACTCTTATCCATACTATATCTTTTCCTGCACAAGCACTCTACAAGTGAACCAAAGTACTAGAAATGTAAAATATAACAACATAACCACATTAGCTACAAATCATTATATCTACCGGTAAACACCTCAATCACGAAAGGAATCAGGCTAGATATGTCAATCATTTTCAACCAGTCCACCCGACATGATAAACTAATTGATCTACTGAATTTCGGTTAAATCAGGCTTATATTTATCAAAATAACAATCCTACAGTACCCCATATATATGTCACATTGCCACTGTATTTTCAAAAGAAAACTTGCACTTTATCAAACTAAACACGCAGCTTGCTTATGTAATTATTTTATATGTAGTAACATTATACTAAAATATAATATCACAACAACAGCAGCCATGGAACTCTATAATTTTATACTAGAATTGTATACAAAGACAGTCTTCAAATATTATATTACAACATTATACAAAGACAGTCTTCACAGAACAGTATTTGAAGATAGTCATCACAGAACTGCATATCCTTTCTAAAC is drawn from Triticum dicoccoides isolate Atlit2015 ecotype Zavitan chromosome 6B, WEW_v2.0, whole genome shotgun sequence and contains these coding sequences:
- the LOC119321938 gene encoding uncharacterized protein LOC119321938 isoform X3 gives rise to the protein MGPGRTVRPPRNTPQSQGQHSGCTSASKSRKVRGINKGKGLERLIKRAGHPLNLTISEERRPIGENNELLSREIGLLTRYHAPIQRAGWHSLTEDDKEPLYELLKLKFNLDFTQDHVKGCVDLLFSSSYKSFRHKCYEHYVKSGDDARSNPYPPLIDNRVGDWIWLCDHFETEEFKKRSTIGKANRSNLPYVHKKGTKSFVAVQHELNCGDIRLYKECYSSDKKGWASEDARNKHKQKEPIEEGEVPLTEQQICEHVLGKAYGYVRGRGHGPKPNRRAYSSASSSTQHVVEELASTKEIVATQQTQIEAQQSQLEAQQKKIDWLQSVVSNLVGISPPMDGTSATGLGFTTERPMPSDGIGSLISNTVERMSSFPRSFASHLRPGYRPAPTSSSDGNGSLVSDGGSRYS
- the LOC119321938 gene encoding uncharacterized protein LOC119321938 isoform X1, producing MGPGRTVRPPRNTPQSQGQHSGCTSASKSRKVRGINKGKGLERLIKRAGHPLNLTISEERRPIGENNELLSREIGLLTRYHAPIQRAGWHSLTEDDKEPLYELLKLKFNLDFTQDHVKGCVDLLFSSSYKSFRHKCYEHYVKSGDDARSNPYPPLIDNRVGDWIWLCDHFETEEFKKRSTIGKANRSNLPYVHKKGTKSFVAVQHELNCGDIRLYKECYSSDKKGWASEDARNKHEEMLQKQKEPIEEGEVPLTEQQICEHVLGKAYGYVRGRGHGPKPNRRAYSSASSSTQHVVEELASTKEIVATQQTQIEAQQSQLEAQQKKIDWLQSVVSNLVGISPPMDGTSATGLGFTTERPMPSDGIGSLISNTVERMSSFPRSFASHLRPGYRPAPTSSSDGNGSLVSDGGSRYS
- the LOC119321938 gene encoding uncharacterized protein LOC119321938 isoform X2 — protein: MGPGRTVRPPRNTPQSQGQHSGCTSASKSRKVRGINKGKGLERLIKRAGHPLNLTISEERRPIGENNELLSREIGLLTRYHAPIQRAGWHSLTEDDKEPLYELLKLKFNLDFTQDHVKGCVDLLFSSSYKSFRHKCYEHYVKSGDDARSNPYPPLIDNRVGDWIWLCDHFETEEFKKRSTIGKANRSNLPYVHKKGTKSFVAVQHELNCGDIRLYKECYSSDKKGWASEDARNKHEEMLQKQKEPIEEGEVPLTEQQICEHVLGKAYGYVRGRGHGPKPNRRAYSSASSSTQHVVEELASTKEIVATQQTQIEAQQSQLEAQQKKIDWLQSVVSNLVGISPPMDGTSATGLGFTTERPMPSDGIGSLISNTVERMSSFPRSFASHLRPGYRPAPTSSSDGNGSLVSDGGSRR
- the LOC119321938 gene encoding uncharacterized protein LOC119321938 isoform X4, translating into MGPGRTVRPPRNTPQSQGQHSGCTSASKSRKVRGINKGKGLERLIKRAGHPLNLTISEERRPIGENNELLSREIGLLTRYHAPIQRAGWHSLTEDDKEPLYELLKLKFNLDFTQDHVKGCVDLLFSSSYKSFRHKCYEHYVKSGDDARSNPYPPLIDNRVGDWIWLCDHFETEEFKKRSTIGKANRSNLPYVHKKGTKSFVAVQHELNCGDIRLYKECYSSDKKGWASEDARNKHEEMLQKQKEPIEEGEVPLTEQQICEHVLGKAYGYVRGRGHGPKPNRRAYSSASSSTQHVVEELASTKEIVATQQTQIEAQQSQLEAQQKKIDWLQSVVSNLVGISPPMDGTSATGLGFTTERPMPSDGIGSLISNTVERMSSFPRSFARK